One genomic segment of Amycolatopsis granulosa includes these proteins:
- a CDS encoding Rne/Rng family ribonuclease, which translates to MSNADTPAENTGGNTAVPATGPLGELPPRVRVHALAKLLGSNSRVVLAKLSELGETARSAQSSVPREVAVRVAEALAPADEQAAEEASAPEAVVPAENTAAAPGPVAESAPEPVAETPAPEPAAQAAPAAAAPATARKRETTPEVTAEPEPTPEPKRVREPKRAPHMPVFAAPSPVFLPPEATAAEATAARPAPVEEAGPDEDGDDGEDGAGRRRRRRGRRGRGRGKGGDENATDSTDTGEAADADSRPSGETRPAEDAGKADDEDTADEGESTDDTDEADGSSRRRRRRRRRKGTDSDAAESTGDDPPNTVVHVRETKAEDKSTSSSDGVRSVRGSTRLEAKRQRRRDGREAGRRRAPILSEAEFLARRESVERTMVVAERGEHTQIAVLEDGVLVEHFVTSQGSGSIVGNVYLGRVQNVLPSMEAAFVDIGRGRNAVLYAGEVDWDAAGLEGKSRKIEQALSTGDNVLVQVTKDPVGHKGARLTTQISLPGRFLVYMPSGGATGISRKLPENERRRLKDILKRIVPEDAGVIIRTASEGISEEELERDVRRLKAQWEVVKEKADAASGSKKSSAPVMLYEEPDLLVKVVRDLFTEDFVSLEVQGDTAWETIRAYVDHVAPDLTSRVKRYVGTGDVLADHRIDEQLTKALDRKVWLPSGGYLVIDRTEAMTVIDVNTGKFTGSGGNLEETVTRNNLESAEEIVRQLRLRDIGGIIVIDFIDMVLESNRELVLKRLTECLGRDRTRHQVAEVTSLGLVQMTRKKIGTGLLEAFSTTCEHCKGRGVVVSTEPVKSGNGGNGGHQHGGGGGGGGSRRSRGRGKAEEPQAEPKSPEPSPVQRESTLSAVEAMAKAAKIASTKTEGDKPADGGAAHGAERGEKPGRTRGGAKAGERSAARRGRAGTISAGPDEAGSGDVAVDHSGTARSVDTPAPDEKATEAPASARRIPSADAPARPGAAVEAATGEADASADASGPSAAAETPATARSAAAAEPEQAEPEQAGPERSERPVSSRARRVARRPAAPPEPSEPSPAAQVPVTAGPAGRADAPQKPVTDEPAEAAETPAEAAQEQSAADVSVPTPATRTARRRPRRAASRPAGPPVHASEQS; encoded by the coding sequence ATGTCGAACGCGGACACACCCGCCGAGAACACCGGCGGGAACACCGCCGTACCCGCAACCGGCCCGCTGGGCGAACTGCCGCCCCGCGTCCGGGTGCACGCCCTGGCGAAGCTGCTCGGCTCCAACAGCCGGGTCGTGCTGGCGAAGCTCAGCGAACTGGGGGAGACCGCACGTAGCGCCCAGTCGAGCGTGCCGCGGGAGGTCGCGGTGCGGGTTGCCGAGGCGCTCGCCCCGGCCGACGAGCAGGCCGCCGAGGAGGCGTCCGCCCCCGAGGCGGTCGTCCCCGCCGAGAACACGGCGGCCGCGCCCGGCCCGGTTGCGGAGAGCGCGCCGGAGCCGGTCGCCGAGACGCCTGCCCCGGAGCCGGCCGCCCAGGCCGCCCCGGCCGCGGCCGCGCCGGCAACCGCTCGCAAGCGTGAGACCACTCCCGAGGTCACGGCCGAGCCGGAGCCCACCCCGGAGCCGAAGCGCGTGCGGGAGCCGAAGCGCGCGCCGCACATGCCGGTGTTCGCCGCGCCGTCGCCGGTGTTCCTCCCGCCGGAGGCCACCGCCGCCGAGGCGACGGCCGCCCGGCCGGCCCCGGTCGAGGAAGCCGGTCCGGACGAGGACGGCGACGACGGTGAGGACGGCGCCGGCCGCCGTCGGCGCCGCCGCGGCCGCCGTGGCCGTGGCCGCGGCAAGGGCGGCGACGAGAACGCCACCGACAGCACCGACACCGGTGAGGCTGCGGACGCCGATTCCCGGCCATCCGGCGAGACCCGGCCGGCCGAGGACGCCGGCAAGGCCGACGACGAGGACACCGCGGACGAGGGCGAGTCCACGGACGACACCGACGAGGCCGACGGCTCGAGCCGTCGCCGCCGTCGCCGCCGCCGCCGCAAGGGCACCGACTCCGACGCCGCCGAGTCCACCGGCGACGACCCGCCGAACACCGTCGTCCACGTCCGGGAGACCAAGGCCGAGGACAAGAGCACCAGCAGCTCGGACGGCGTGCGCAGCGTGCGCGGTTCGACCCGCCTCGAGGCCAAGCGCCAGCGCCGCCGGGACGGCCGCGAGGCCGGCCGCCGCCGCGCGCCGATCCTGTCCGAGGCCGAGTTCCTCGCCCGCCGCGAGTCGGTGGAGCGCACCATGGTGGTCGCCGAGCGCGGCGAGCACACCCAGATCGCGGTGCTCGAGGACGGTGTCCTGGTCGAGCACTTCGTGACCTCGCAGGGCAGCGGCTCGATCGTCGGCAACGTCTACCTCGGGCGCGTGCAGAACGTGCTGCCCTCGATGGAGGCCGCGTTCGTCGACATCGGCCGCGGCCGCAACGCCGTGCTCTACGCCGGCGAGGTCGACTGGGACGCCGCCGGCCTGGAGGGCAAGTCCCGCAAGATCGAGCAGGCCCTGTCGACCGGCGACAACGTGCTGGTCCAGGTCACCAAGGACCCGGTCGGGCACAAGGGCGCCCGGCTGACCACCCAGATCTCGCTGCCCGGCCGCTTCCTGGTCTACATGCCCTCCGGTGGCGCCACCGGCATCTCCCGCAAGCTGCCGGAGAACGAGCGGCGGCGGCTCAAGGACATCCTCAAGCGGATCGTCCCCGAGGACGCCGGCGTGATCATCCGCACTGCCTCGGAGGGCATCAGCGAGGAGGAGCTGGAACGCGACGTCCGCCGGCTGAAGGCGCAGTGGGAGGTCGTCAAGGAGAAGGCCGACGCGGCGTCCGGCAGCAAGAAGTCGTCCGCCCCGGTCATGCTCTACGAGGAGCCGGACCTGCTGGTCAAGGTCGTTCGCGACCTGTTCACCGAGGACTTCGTCTCGCTCGAGGTCCAGGGCGACACGGCCTGGGAGACCATCCGCGCCTACGTAGACCACGTCGCTCCCGACCTCACGTCGCGGGTCAAGCGCTACGTCGGCACCGGTGACGTCCTCGCCGACCACCGCATCGACGAGCAGCTGACCAAGGCGCTGGACCGCAAGGTCTGGCTGCCCTCCGGCGGTTACCTCGTCATCGACCGCACCGAGGCGATGACGGTGATCGACGTCAACACCGGCAAGTTCACCGGGTCGGGTGGCAACCTCGAGGAGACGGTCACCCGCAACAACCTGGAGTCGGCCGAGGAGATCGTGCGCCAGCTGCGGCTGCGCGACATCGGCGGCATCATCGTGATCGACTTCATCGACATGGTGCTGGAGTCCAACCGCGAACTGGTGCTCAAGCGGCTGACGGAGTGCCTCGGCCGGGACCGCACCCGGCACCAGGTCGCCGAGGTCACCTCGCTGGGCCTGGTGCAGATGACCCGCAAGAAGATCGGCACCGGTCTGCTCGAGGCGTTCTCCACCACGTGCGAGCACTGCAAGGGCCGCGGGGTCGTCGTGTCGACCGAACCGGTCAAGTCGGGTAACGGCGGCAACGGCGGGCACCAGCACGGCGGCGGTGGCGGCGGTGGTGGTTCGCGCCGGTCCCGCGGCCGGGGCAAGGCCGAGGAGCCGCAGGCGGAGCCGAAGAGCCCGGAGCCCTCGCCGGTGCAGCGTGAGAGCACGTTGTCGGCGGTCGAGGCGATGGCGAAGGCCGCGAAGATCGCCTCGACGAAAACCGAGGGTGACAAGCCGGCCGACGGCGGTGCCGCGCACGGCGCGGAGCGCGGGGAGAAGCCCGGCCGGACCCGGGGCGGGGCGAAGGCCGGTGAGCGGTCCGCTGCCCGGCGCGGCAGGGCCGGGACGATCTCGGCGGGTCCCGACGAGGCAGGGTCCGGGGACGTCGCCGTGGACCACTCCGGGACGGCGCGGTCCGTGGACACCCCGGCCCCGGACGAGAAGGCCACCGAGGCTCCGGCGTCCGCTCGCCGGATTCCGTCTGCCGATGCCCCGGCCAGGCCCGGCGCGGCGGTCGAGGCCGCCACCGGCGAGGCCGATGCGTCAGCTGACGCTTCCGGTCCCTCCGCGGCGGCGGAGACGCCCGCCACTGCCCGGTCCGCGGCGGCAGCCGAACCGGAGCAGGCCGAACCGGAGCAGGCCGGGCCGGAGCGTTCGGAGCGCCCGGTGAGCTCCCGGGCCCGCCGCGTGGCCCGCAGGCCGGCCGCGCCGCCGGAGCCCAGCGAGCCGTCGCCGGCTGCGCAGGTGCCCGTGACGGCCGGTCCGGCCGGCCGGGCGGACGCACCGCAGAAGCCCGTGACGGACGAGCCGGCGGAAGCCGCGGAGACCCCCGCCGAGGCGGCCCAGGAACAGTCCGCTGCGGACGTCAGCGTGCCCACGCCGGCCACCCGGACGGCCCGCCGGCGCCCGCGTCGCGCGGCGTCCCGCCCGGCCGGTCCGCCGGTGCACGCCTCGGAGCAGAGCTGA